A genomic window from Eleginops maclovinus isolate JMC-PN-2008 ecotype Puerto Natales chromosome 9, JC_Emac_rtc_rv5, whole genome shotgun sequence includes:
- the prrg1 gene encoding LOW QUALITY PROTEIN: transmembrane gamma-carboxyglutamic acid protein 1 (The sequence of the model RefSeq protein was modified relative to this genomic sequence to represent the inferred CDS: deleted 1 base in 1 codon), producing MRDVHSNTGKAEEKRDRLCAFLGRKEKNPLNRRSGIMGSVFLPADAAHSVLHRLRRANFLLEEMKQGNIQRECREEICTYEEAREAFENDEKTRRFWEEYVRESSPNGGLETVVGGVHSLYLIVPLLLVVLIIIAVAITVWRCHSRKRSQRSPSLGHSHHDHVLSVVSMDHWGREYHQGDHSELSVHSSPAYQGSELTSGRGGTGDPPPSYEEAVGHTDVQIETEPPPQYEDIVNTSSGGHGK from the exons ATGCGCGACGTGCATAGCAACACTGGGAaggcagaggagaagagggatCGTTTATGCGCATTTTTGGGACGAAAAGAG AAAAATCCT CTAAACAGACGCTCAGGAATCATGGGGAGTG TGTTCCTGCCGGCGGACGCGGCCCACTCGGTGCTGCACAGGCTGCGCAGGGCCAACTTCTTGCTCGAGGAGATGAAGCAGGGGAACATCCAGAGGGAGTGCCGCGAGGAGATCTGCACCTATGAGGAGGCCCGCGAGGCTTTCGAGAATGACGAGAAGACG AGGCGGTTCTGGGAGGAATATGTGCGGGAGAGCAGTCCAAACGGAGGGCTGGAAACGGTGGTGGGAGGAGTCCATTCTCTCTACCTGATTGTGCCGTTGCTGCTGGTTGTGCTCATCATCATCGCCGTCGCCATCACTGTGTGGCGCTGCCATTCCCGCAAGCGCTCGCAACGCAGCCCCAGCCTGGGTCACTCGCACCACGACCACGTCCTTTCAGTGGTCTCTATGGACCATTGGGGGAGGGAATACCACCAAGGGGACCATTCAGAACTCAGTGTGCACAGCAGCCCCGCCTATCAGGGCTCAGAGCTCACATCAGGGAGAGGAGGCACCGGAGACCCGCCACCATCCTATGAGGAGGCTGTGGGCCATACAGACGTCCAGATAGAGACGGAGCCACCGCCGCAATACGAGGATATAGTCAACACTAGCTCTGGCGGCCATGGGAAGTAA
- the tmem47 gene encoding transmembrane protein 47, which produces MSSSVSGTEEVRVSVLTPLKLVGLVCVFLAVCLDVGAVLSPAWVTADDQYYLSMWVSCWKPVSSAEWSCNSTLATDWQIATLALLLGGAALTLISFLVALISLCSGSRSRCYKPVAVMLFSAVVLQLCSLVLFPIKFIETVSLRVYHEFNWGYGLAWGSTIFSFGGAFLYCLNPKNYEDYY; this is translated from the exons ATGTCTTCATCCGTGAGCGGCACAGAGGAGGTCCGGGTGTCGGTGTTGACGCCCCTGAAGTTGGTGGGACTGGTGTGCGTCTTTCTCGCCGTGTGCCTGGATGTCGGGGCCGTGTTGAGCCCGGCGTGGGTCACTGCGGATGACCAGTACTACCTGTCCATGTGGGTCTCCTGCTGGAAGCCCGTCAGCTCCGCGGAGTGGTCCTGCAACAGCACGCTGGCCACCG aCTGGCAAATTGCCACACTGGCCTTGCTGTTGGGGGGTGCGGCCCTCACCCTGATCTCCTTTCTGGTGGCGCTGATCTCCCTGTGCTCTGGATCCAGGAGTCGCTGTTACAAGCCTGTGGCTGTCATGCTGTTCTCTGCAG TGGTGCTCCAGCTGTGCAGCTTGGTCCTGTTCCCCATCAAGTTCATCGAGACAGTCAGTCTGAGGGTGTACCACGAGTTTAACTGGGGCTACGGCCTGGCCTGGGGATCCACCATCTTCTCTTTTGGAGGGGCCTTCCTATATTGCCTCAACCCTAAGAACTATGAAGACTACTACTAA
- the tab3 gene encoding TGF-beta-activated kinase 1 and MAP3K7-binding protein 3 yields MAQGGSQLDYHILQDLKQRFPEIPEGVVSQCLLQNNNNLDLCCRLLAQESNRYLYGEFHHSPDEGRLNHNHMLHISTGYPGSDASNTNGGAAGVGRSLVHSTSDSHIEPQRPSYPEPLSAPATMAPSLGYNPFFMNDQNRPASTPTPPPTMQGMSPTYTPVPRYTMNPITVTIPQSIPNIPQALQIPPGHYCNNNNALYIRPSPSQSPQPAPWSSPGAPVYQHQQSPYSTPTYGSPYSSPQHQIQPQQQPQPQPQHQQYVFHPISSPTLPSMPFHHQQQPQQQQSVYRPYHTKNTLKNQIEISMEGQRPRSNSPVHTPHPQGPHYMATSPSPSSPSRGITMIGPSGQASFHPGMYLQHQGPARPRPASSPQPGQSAYTFKIKVSPGGQPQRPLSSPPVAEAESLLNIVDQGEHNAAPAPILPISALPGNIVSQFQHMPRRSSSGSDDYAYTQALLLHQRARMERLMKELGMEKQKLENLKSDVNNMEYDALQRRFRRVNSTSLIPRPEEMTRLRSLNRKLQIDIDCTLKEMDLLQSREKFDPKAMNNFYDHIQPGPIVPPKPGKKEGEPGPKPVPGPQRDEDFEGAHWNCESCTFLNHPALNRCEQCEMPRYT; encoded by the exons ATGGCGCAGGGAGGCTCTCAGCTGGACTACCACATCCTGCAGGACCTCAAGCAGCGTTTCCCAGAGATCCCAGAGGGGGTAGTGTCACAGTGCCTTCTGCAG AATAACAATAACCTGGATCTTTGCTGCCGCCTGCTGGCTCAGGAGAGTAACCGATACCTGTATGGAGAGTTCCATCACAGTCCAGACGAGGGCCGACTGAATCACAATCACATGCTGCACATTAGCACTGGATACCCAGGCTCAGATGCAAGCAACACAAATGGAGGGGCAGCAGGAGTAGGGCGCTCTCTTGTGCACAGCACCAGTGACAGTCACATCGAACCGCAGCGACCCAGCTACCCTGAGCCACTGTCAGCCCCCGCCACTATGGCCCCCTCCCTAGGTTACAATCCCTTCTTCATGAACGATCAAAACCGTCCGGCTAGCACTCCCACTCCTCCACCCACAATGCAGGGCATGTCTCCCACATACACCCCTGTCCCACGCTATACTATGAACCCTATAACAGTCACAATTCCTCAAAGTATACCCAATATCCCACAGGCCCTGCAGATCCCCCCTGGGCATTATTGTAACAACAACAATGCCCTGTATATTCGACCCTCACCCTCCCAGAGCCCACAGCCGGCGCCCTGGTCCTCGCCAGGGGCGCCTGTGTATCAGCATCAGCAGTCCCCCTATAGTACTCCCACATACGGCTCACCTTACAGCTCTCCTCAGCATCAAATCCAGCCCCAACAACAGCCCCAGCCGCAACCCCAGCACCAGCAATATGTCTTCCACCCCATTAGCTCCCCAACCCTTCCCAGCATGCCCTTTCATCACCAGCAACAACCCCAGCAACAGCAATCGGTTTACAGGCCCTACCACACAAAAAACACCCTCAAGAACCAGATAGAGATAAGCATGGAGGGGCAGCGACCTCGCAGCAACTCACCTGTgcacaccccccacccccagggACCACATTACATGGCCACCAGCCCCTCGCCCAGTTCCCCTTCAAGGGGCATCACTATGATTGGACCTTCAGGCCAGGCATCCTTCCATCCTGGGATGTACCTGCAGCATCAGGGCCCCGCAAGACCTCGGCCTGCCTCCTCTCCTCAACCAGGCCAGTCTGCGTACACTTTCAAAATCAAAGTCTCCCCAGGAGGCCAGCCCCAGAGGCCGCTCAGCTCGCCTCCTGTTGCCGAAGCAGAGTCTCTTCTCAACATAGTAGACCAAGGGGAGCACAATGCTGCCCCTGCACCCATCCTGCCCATCTCCGCTCTGCCAGGCAACATTGTCAGTCAGTTTCAGCACATGCCCCGACGTTCAAGTTCAGGCTCCGATGACTATGCCTACACACAAG ctctcctcctccaccaacGTGCCAGGATGGAGCGTCTAATGAAGGAGCTGGGCATGGAGAAGCAGAAACTCGAAAACCTGAAGTCCGATGTCAACAACATGGAATATGACGCCCTCCAAAGACGCTTTCGAAGAGTCAACTCCACCAGTCTTATACCCAGA CCTGAAGAGATGACTCGATTGCGGAGTCTGAACAGAAAACTTCAGATTGATATCGACTGTACCCTGAAGGAGATGGATCTGCTACAGTCTAGAG AAAAGTTTGATCCGAAAGCAATGAACAACTTTTATGACCACATTCAGCCCGGTCCTATTGTGCCGCCGAAACCTGGAAAGAAAG AAGGGGAGCCGGGCCCAAAGCCGGTGCCGGGGCCCCAGAGGGACGAGGACTTCGAAGGAGCCCATTGGAACTGTGAAAGCTGCACCTTCCTCAACCACCCTGCCCTCAACCGCTGTGAACAGTGCGAGATGCCGCGCTACACCTGA